Proteins encoded in a region of the Diospyros lotus cultivar Yz01 chromosome 9, ASM1463336v1, whole genome shotgun sequence genome:
- the LOC127809527 gene encoding protein PLANT CADMIUM RESISTANCE 2-like isoform X1 — MESSKPATHTQKSSASAYNDPSETAPYVAPAEGIPVPYGNRLSGGLTAWSSGLFGCFDDVGNCCLTCWCPCITFGQIAEIVDKGATTCVMAGAIYALIALVTGCGCIYSCFYRSKLRNQYMLAESPCADCLVHCCCETCALCQEYRELKSRGFDVAAGWQANMDRQGGGVAMAPVVHGGMSR, encoded by the exons ATGGAATCCTCAAAGCCAGCAACTCATACTCAGAAATCATCGGCATCGGCGTACAATGATCCATCGGAGACGGCACCGTACGTTGCTCCGGCAGAAGGCATCCCTGTCCCCTACGGCAACCGCTTATCTGGAGGACTCACGGCGTGGTCCAGCGGCCTCTTTGGCTGCTTCGACGATGTTGGCAACT GCTGCCTAACGTGCTGGTGTCCTTGCATTACGTTCGGGCAGATTGCTGAGATTGTAGACAAAGGAGCAACAA CATGTGTGATGGCAGGAGCTATTTACGCCTTGATAGCCTTGGTGACTGGTTGTGGGTGCATCTATTCTTGCTTCTACCGCTCAAAGTTGAGGAATCAATACATGTTGGCGGAGAGCCCCTGCGCTGATTGTTTGGTTCATTGTTGTTGCGAGACGTGCGCCTTGTGCCAAGAGTATCGCGAACTTAAAAGCCGTGGATTCGATGTAGCCGCCG GGTGGCAAGCAAATATGGATAGACAGGGTGGTGGGGTGGCAATGGCACCTGTGGTTCATGGTGGGATGAGCAGATGA